A segment of the Acidimicrobiales bacterium genome:
CGATGCCTCTGGCCAGGCCTACAACATCAACGCCGACACCGTCGCGGGCGCGGTCGCCGAGGCGCTCGGCTCGGAGAAGCTCGTCTTTCTCACCGACGTCACCGGGATCCGGCGCGATCGTGGCGACGCCGCGAGCGTGATCGGCCGCCTCGGCGCGGCCGAGCTCGCCGGGCTGATCGCCGACGGCTCGGTGAACGAGGGGATGATCCCGAAGGCCGCGGCCTGCGCGCAGGCGGTGCGCAACGGGGTCGCGAGCGCGCACATCCTCGACGGCCGGGTCGCGCACGCGCTGTTGGTCGAGCTGTTCACCGAGGAAGGGGTGGGGACAATGGTGGTGGCGAGATGACGAGCATGCTGATGCCGACCTACCGCCCCGCCCCCGTGCGCTTCGTCTCGGGCGCGGGCTGTCGTCTCACCGACGACCGGGGGAGGGTCTTCCTCGACTTCCTCTCCGGGATCGCCGTGACCTCGCTCGGCCACTCCCACCCCGCGGTGCGCGACGCGATCGCCGCCCAGGCGGGGACGCTGCTGCACGTCTCCAACCTGTTCGAGACCGGCCTCAACGAGGAGGTCGCGACGCTCCTCGACGAGCTGATCGGCGACGGCAGCCCCGCCGGCGGCCAGGTCTTCTTCTGCAACTCGGGCGCCGAGGCCAACGAGTGCGCGATCAAGCTCTCGCGGCGCTTCGGCGGCCGTGGCCGCCACCAGGTCGTCTCCGCCTACGGCTCCTTCCACGGGCGGACCCTGGCGACGCTGCACGCGACCGGCCAGCCCGCCAAGCACGAGCCCTTCGCGCCCCTCCCCGAGGGCTTCCGCCACGTCGCCTTTGGCGACCTCGAGGCGCTGCGCTCGGCGGCCGACCCGGGCGTGGTCGGCGGCATCCTCCTCGAGGCGATCGAGGGTGAGGGCGGGGTGATCCCCGCGCCGAAGGGCTACCTCACCGCGGCCCGCGAGCTCTGCGACGAGCTCGGCATCCTCCTCATCCTCGACGAGATCCAGACCGGCCTTGGCCGCACGGGGCGCTGGTTCGCCTTCCAGGAGGAGGGGATCCTCCCCGACATCGTGACGATGGCCAAGGCCCTCGGCAACGGGATGCCGGTCGGCGCCTGCTGGGCGCGTGCGGAGGTCGCCGCCGCCTTCGCCCCCGGCGACCACGGCACCACCTTCGGCGGCCAACCGCTCGCGATGTCGGCGGCGCGCGCCACCCTGCAGACGATGCAGGCCCTCGACGTCCCCGCCCTCGCCCGCGAGCGGGGCGCGCAGCTGGAGGCGGCCTTCAACGGCGCGCCCGGCGTGGCGGGGGTGCGGGGCGCGGGACTGCTTCTCGGCGTCGTGCTCACCGAGGGCCTCGACGCCGGGGCGATCGTCGCCGACTGCCTCGAGCACGGCCTCGTCGTGAACGCGCCGGCGCCCGGCGTGGTGCGCCTCGCGCCGCCGCTCGTCGTGAGCGCTGCGGAGTGCGATGAGGCGGCGGCGTTGCTCGGCGCGGCGATCGGCCGGGCGCTCGGGGCCGTGCAGTGACCCGCCACCTGCTCTCGATGGCCGACCTCGACGGCGCCGAGGTGCGCGAGATCCTCGCGCTCTCCTCGCGCCCGGAGCTGCCCCAGTCCCTCACCGGCAAGGGCGCGGCCCTCCTCTTCGAGCACCCCTCGGCGCGAACCCGAAACGCCTCGGAGATGGCCGTCGTGCAGCTCGGCGGCCACCCGGTGACGATTCGCGGCGAGGAGGTGGGCTTCGACGTCCGCGAGTCGGTCGAGGACATCGCCCTCGTGCTCGCGCGCTTCTACGCGGTGATCGGCGCGCGCGTCGCGAAGCACCGCACGCTCGAGCGGATGGTGGCGGCCCTCGGGGCGGAGCACTCCCCGGTCCCGGTCGTGAACCTCCTCTCGGACCGCGAGCACCCCACCCAGGCGCTCGCCGACCTGCTCACGATCGAGCAGTGCCTCGGCGAGCTCCCGGGCCGCGTCGTCGCCTACATCGGCGACGCGAACAACGTCTGCCGCTCCCTCGCCTTCGCCCTCGCGCGCGTCGGCGCGACGCTGAAGGTCGCCTCGCCCGCCGGCTACGCGCCCGAGCCGGAGGACCTCACGACGACGGCCGCTCTCGGCGGCGAGCTCGTCGTCTGCGACAGTCCCGAGCAGGCGGCGCGCGACGCCGACGTCCTCTACACCGACGTCTGGGTCTCGATGGGGGAGGAGGCCGAGGCCGCGGCCAAACGGCGGGCCTTCTCCGGCTACACGATCTCCGAGGCGCTCCTCTCGCTCGCCTCCCCCGAGGCGATCGTCCTGCACTGCCTGCCGGCGCACCGCGGCGAGGAGATCGCCGCCGAGGTCATCGACGGCCCGCGCAGCCGGGTCTTCCTGCAGGCCGAGAACCGCATGCACTCGATCCGCGGCCTGCTCGCCTTCCTCACCGGGACGGGGCGGTGAGCCGTGTCCCGAAGAACCGGCGGCAGCACCTCCTCGCGCAGCTGCTCGCGGAGCACGCGGTGACGAGCCAGCCGCAGCTCGTCGAGCTGCTCGCCGAGGCGGGAGTACCGGCGACGCAGGCGACGGTCTCGCGCGACCTCGAGGAGCTCGGCGCGGTGAAGGTGCGCATGCCCGGTGTCGAACGCCAGGTCTATGCGATCGCCGAGCTGCCGAAGGACCAGGTCGCGCCGCTCGATCACCTCCGCCGCGTGCTCGGTGAATGGGTCGTCGACCTCGCGGTGTCGGCGAACCTGGTGGTGCTGCGCACGCCGCCCGGTTCCGCGCACGTCGTCGCTTCGGCGCTCGACCGCACGCCGCTCGACGGGATGCTCGGTACGGTCGCGGGTGACGACACGATCCTCGCCGTCGCGAGCGAGGAGGTCGGTGGCGCCGCCCTCGCCGAGCGCATCGGGGAGCTTGCCGGGCGCTAGCCGAAGTCGCAGGTCCGGAAACCGCACGCACAGATCGAACGACAGAAACGGAGGAACGGTGGCAGAACGGGTGGTGCTCGCGTACTCAGGGGGACTCGACACCTCGGTGGCGGTGCACTGGCTGCGCGCCGAGCGGGACTACGAGGTCATCGCGGTCGCCGTCGACGTCGGCCAGGGGGAGGCCGACTTCGAGCAGATCCGCTCGCGCGCCCTCGCCGCCGGCGCCATCGAGGCGGTGGTGATCGACGCGAAGGACGAGCTGGCGAGTGACTTCGTCCTCCCCTCGCTGCAGGCGAACGCCCTCTACGAGGGGCGCTACCCGCTCGTCTCCTCCCTCTCTCGCCCGGTGATCGTCCGCCACCTCGTGGCCGAGGCGCGCCGCCACGGCGCGACCGCGGTGGCGCACGGCTGCACCGGCAAGGGCAACGACCAGGTGCGCTTCGAGGTCGGCACGCGCTCGCTCGCTCCCGATCTCGGCATCGTGGCCCCGGTGCGGGAGTGGGGGATGACCCGCGAGGAGACGATCGACTACGCGGCGCGCGAGGGCGTCCCGATCACCGCGACCAAGGAGCGGATCTACTCGATCGACGAGAACCTCTGGGGCCGGGCGATCGAGTGCGGGGTGATCGAGGACCCCTGGAACCCGCCGCCCAGTGACGTCTTCGCGCTCACCGTCGAGAAGGCCTCTGAGCCGGTCGAGGTGACGATCGGCTTCGAGGCCGGCGTCCCGGTGAGTCTCGACGGCAAGCAGCTCGGCCTCGTCGCGCTGATCGACGAGCTCGGCGCGACCGTCGGTGCCCGCGGCTACGGCCGGATCGACATCGTCGAGAACCGCCGGGTCGGGATCAAGAGCCGTGAGGTCTACGAGGCGCCCGCCGCGCTCGCACTCATCCTCGCCCACCAGGACCTCGAGGGGCTCACCCTCGAGCGGGACGTCGCGCACGAGAAGTTCTGCCTCGAGCCGCGCTTCGCCGAGCTCGTCTACGACGGTCTCTGGTTCTCGCCGCTTCGCGAGGCGCTCTCCGCCTTCGTCGCGAGCACCCAGCGCCACGTCAGCGGAGAGGTGCGGATCCGCTTCACCCCTGGTGGCGGTCACGAGGTCACCGGCCGCCGCAGCCCGGTGGGCCTCTACGACTACGGCCTCGCCACCTACGACGCGGCAGACACCTTCCGCCACGCCGACGCGGAGGGCTTCACCCGGATCTTCGGCCTCGGCCTCGCGACCTGGGCGCGGCGCCAGGGGGTCGACGGTGAGGGAGCGGGCGGACCGACGCGATGACGCTCTGGGCGGGTCGCATGCGCGACGCGCCGGCCGAGCCGATGATGGCCTATACGGCGAGCCTCGGCTTCGACCGCCGGCTCGCACGTCACGACGTGCGCGGCTCGCTCGCGCACGTGCGCGGTCTCGGCCGTGCCGGGGTGCTCAGCGAGGAGGAGGTCGAGGCGCTCTCCGCGGGCCTCGACGCGATCGACGGTGAGCTCGCGCGCGGCGAGTTCGCCTTCCAGGAGCAGGACGAAGACGTCCACAGCGCCCTCGAGCGGCGCCTCGGTGAGCTCTGCGGCCCGACGGGGGCCAAGGTGCACACCGGGAGGAGCCGCAACGACCAGGTGGCCACGGCGACCCGCCTCTACGTGCGCGGCGCCCTCGCGGAGGTGGCCGAGGGCGTCGTCGCGCTCGAGCGGGCACTGCTGGCGCGCGCCGAGGAGGCGGGCACGACCTACCTCCCCGGCTACACCCACCTTCAGCGCGCCCAGCCCGTCCTCCTCGCCCACCAGTTGCTCGCGCACGGCTGGGCGCTGAGCCGCGACCTCGACCGCCTCGTCGACTCGCACCGGCGGCTCGGGACCTCGCCGCTCGGCGCCGGTGCGCTCGCGGGTTCGACCTTCCCGCTCGACCCCGCAGGTGTTGCCGCCGAGCTCGGCTTCACGGGCCCCTTCGAGAACTCCCTCGACGCCGTGTCGGACCGCGACTTCGCCGCCGAGGCGCTCTTTGACCTCGCGCTCCTCGGCGTGCACCTCTCCCGGATGGGTGAGGAGGTCGTCATCTTCGCGAGCGAGGAGTTCGGCTTCTACCGCCTCGCCGACGCCTGGTCGACGGGGAGCTCGATGCTGCCCCAGAAGAAGAACCCGGACATCGCCGAGCTCGCCCGCGGCAAGGCGGGGCGGCTGATCGGCCACCTCGCCGGCTTCCTCGCCACGATGAAGGGGCTGCCGCTCGCCTACAACCGCGATCTCCAGGAGGACAAGGAGCCGCTGTTCGATGCGGTGGACCAGGTCACACTGGCGCTGCCGGCGATGGCGGGGCTCATCTCTTCGATCGAATTCGTCACCGAGGCGATGCTCGCCGCCGCCGACTCCCCGGCGCTCGTCGCGATCGACCTCGCCGAATGGCTCGTGCAGCGCGGGCTGCCCTTCCGTGAAGCGCACGGGGTGGTCGCCGAGCTCGTCTGGCGCTCGCTCGACGAGGGGGTGCCCCTTCCCGAGCTCGTCGCGGCGGACGAGCGCCTCGGCCCCGAAGCGGCTGCCCTCTTTCGGACCGGCTCCGCACTCACGCGCAGGGTCTCACCGGGCGGAGGGGGAGTCGAGGCCGTCGCGACCCAGCTCGGCCAGTTCCGCGGGCGCATCGAACAGGACGCCGCACGGGCCACCTCGCTCACCCGGTGAGCGACCCTCTCACGCTCGACCTCTCCTTCTTCGAGGGCGATTCGACCACCGTCGCTCCGAAGCTCCTCAACCTCCTCCTCGTGCGCGGCCGTCGCGTGGCGCGCATCGTCGAGGTCGAGGCCTACGCCGGCGCCTCCGACGCGGCGAGCCACGCCTACCGGGGGAAGACGCCCCGCAACGCCACGATGTTCGGTCCGCCGGGACACCTCTACGTGTACTTCACCTACGGGATGCACTTCTGCGCCAACGTCGTCTGCCGTGAGGCGGGCGTCGCGAGCGCGGTGCTGCTGCGGGCGCTCGCCCCCCTCGAGGGCCTCGAGGAGATGCGGGCGTTGCGCCCCGCAGCCCGGCGCGACGTCGACCTCTGCTCCGGCCCGGCCCGCCTCTGTCAGGCGTTCGGCATCGTCCGTGCAGATGACGGTGCCGACCTCGTCACCGGCGACCACGGGATCACCCTGGTCAGCGACGGTTTTGCGCCGCCGGCAGCGCCGCTCAGGGGAACCCGTGTCGGTCTCTCCGCGAAGGCGGGGGCCGATGGTGCGCTACTGTGGCGCTACGCGGTGACGGGCGATCAGAACGTCTCGCGGCCCCGTCCGAACAGCGGTTTGACAGCTGCGGAGACGGTGGTAAGGTAACAAGCCGCTCGGGAGGCTGATAGGGCCACCCGGGCGACGCGGACAGGTGCGGTGATGCCGCTCTGTGAAGCAATTGAGGGCTCATGATCTGGTTTTCAGATCGAGCCTGAGAGCGTCTCGACACCGCCTTCCTTTAGGAAGCGTGTCCCCGTCGCTCCTTGAGAACGGAATAGGAACAGCCAAAAGCCAGTGCGGGCGGCTCGGCGTCTTCGGACGATCGGGCCGCACACGGTTGGGCAGAGCTTCGTACTCTGCGCCAACTAGAAGTCAATGCACTGAGAACGGACAACGAAACCGTTCTTGTGCCAGTTGGTCATGGGCGAGAGCCCGTGGCCGACTCTCCAGATCAAAGCGGGAGCCGCAAGGCGACCG
Coding sequences within it:
- a CDS encoding acetylornithine transaminase, with product MTSMLMPTYRPAPVRFVSGAGCRLTDDRGRVFLDFLSGIAVTSLGHSHPAVRDAIAAQAGTLLHVSNLFETGLNEEVATLLDELIGDGSPAGGQVFFCNSGAEANECAIKLSRRFGGRGRHQVVSAYGSFHGRTLATLHATGQPAKHEPFAPLPEGFRHVAFGDLEALRSAADPGVVGGILLEAIEGEGGVIPAPKGYLTAARELCDELGILLILDEIQTGLGRTGRWFAFQEEGILPDIVTMAKALGNGMPVGACWARAEVAAAFAPGDHGTTFGGQPLAMSAARATLQTMQALDVPALARERGAQLEAAFNGAPGVAGVRGAGLLLGVVLTEGLDAGAIVADCLEHGLVVNAPAPGVVRLAPPLVVSAAECDEAAALLGAAIGRALGAVQ
- the argF gene encoding ornithine carbamoyltransferase, with the translated sequence MTRHLLSMADLDGAEVREILALSSRPELPQSLTGKGAALLFEHPSARTRNASEMAVVQLGGHPVTIRGEEVGFDVRESVEDIALVLARFYAVIGARVAKHRTLERMVAALGAEHSPVPVVNLLSDREHPTQALADLLTIEQCLGELPGRVVAYIGDANNVCRSLAFALARVGATLKVASPAGYAPEPEDLTTTAALGGELVVCDSPEQAARDADVLYTDVWVSMGEEAEAAAKRRAFSGYTISEALLSLASPEAIVLHCLPAHRGEEIAAEVIDGPRSRVFLQAENRMHSIRGLLAFLTGTGR
- the argR gene encoding arginine repressor, translated to MSRVPKNRRQHLLAQLLAEHAVTSQPQLVELLAEAGVPATQATVSRDLEELGAVKVRMPGVERQVYAIAELPKDQVAPLDHLRRVLGEWVVDLAVSANLVVLRTPPGSAHVVASALDRTPLDGMLGTVAGDDTILAVASEEVGGAALAERIGELAGR
- a CDS encoding argininosuccinate synthase encodes the protein MAERVVLAYSGGLDTSVAVHWLRAERDYEVIAVAVDVGQGEADFEQIRSRALAAGAIEAVVIDAKDELASDFVLPSLQANALYEGRYPLVSSLSRPVIVRHLVAEARRHGATAVAHGCTGKGNDQVRFEVGTRSLAPDLGIVAPVREWGMTREETIDYAAREGVPITATKERIYSIDENLWGRAIECGVIEDPWNPPPSDVFALTVEKASEPVEVTIGFEAGVPVSLDGKQLGLVALIDELGATVGARGYGRIDIVENRRVGIKSREVYEAPAALALILAHQDLEGLTLERDVAHEKFCLEPRFAELVYDGLWFSPLREALSAFVASTQRHVSGEVRIRFTPGGGHEVTGRRSPVGLYDYGLATYDAADTFRHADAEGFTRIFGLGLATWARRQGVDGEGAGGPTR
- the argH gene encoding argininosuccinate lyase; this translates as MTLWAGRMRDAPAEPMMAYTASLGFDRRLARHDVRGSLAHVRGLGRAGVLSEEEVEALSAGLDAIDGELARGEFAFQEQDEDVHSALERRLGELCGPTGAKVHTGRSRNDQVATATRLYVRGALAEVAEGVVALERALLARAEEAGTTYLPGYTHLQRAQPVLLAHQLLAHGWALSRDLDRLVDSHRRLGTSPLGAGALAGSTFPLDPAGVAAELGFTGPFENSLDAVSDRDFAAEALFDLALLGVHLSRMGEEVVIFASEEFGFYRLADAWSTGSSMLPQKKNPDIAELARGKAGRLIGHLAGFLATMKGLPLAYNRDLQEDKEPLFDAVDQVTLALPAMAGLISSIEFVTEAMLAAADSPALVAIDLAEWLVQRGLPFREAHGVVAELVWRSLDEGVPLPELVAADERLGPEAAALFRTGSALTRRVSPGGGGVEAVATQLGQFRGRIEQDAARATSLTR
- a CDS encoding DNA-3-methyladenine glycosylase, which produces MSDPLTLDLSFFEGDSTTVAPKLLNLLLVRGRRVARIVEVEAYAGASDAASHAYRGKTPRNATMFGPPGHLYVYFTYGMHFCANVVCREAGVASAVLLRALAPLEGLEEMRALRPAARRDVDLCSGPARLCQAFGIVRADDGADLVTGDHGITLVSDGFAPPAAPLRGTRVGLSAKAGADGALLWRYAVTGDQNVSRPRPNSGLTAAETVVR